Part of the Shewanella eurypsychrophilus genome is shown below.
CTAGAGTATTGGTTTTTAACTGAAGACGGACAATATTTGATAGTACCGTTTGTCCCAGAAGCTAAACCATCAGCTTGAAATCTCACCGCTCTACGGTTATAGGAGATAAAGTCTTTCTGGTGAAAGGGGCTTGTTTTTATCAAAACCTCATCATTAGCATCAATGACATTTGATTCTCCTGAGTCAATAAATACAGTTATGCCAAGCTTCCAGTTGCTAGTGCATTGATTACCAAAAACTGGACAGGCTGTAACTCTTGTGCCGTAGCTTATTGCACTATTACGAGCGAATTGCAGAGTTTGCTGTATTATTCTAATGGCTGAGTCTGCTCTATAATGGTCATATAGTGAGTTGAAATTAGGCACTGCGATACTGATTAAAGTGGTTGAAATGACTAATGTCGTCATAAGTTCGACTAAGGTGAAGCCTTTGTTTGTTTCCATATTCAATCCTTTGAATATATGATTTTAGCTGGAGGGTCTGAGTGTTGCGTCCTGCATCACTGACATTGACTAAACGTATTTTCTAAAATAAGTATAGTGACAGACTCCCTATTTTATTTACAATCTTAATAATGTTCAGTTCTAAGAACATTGCATTTCTGAAAGGATTGATATATTAACTGTAGTGGGCTTAACGCTCGTGATAAGATTAAAGAATAACTATTTATAATATTTTACCCTATAAAGGAGCGTTTGATGAAAAAGGTCGAGGCTATAATTAAGCCATTTAAGTTGGATGATGTTCGTGAGTCTCTCGCTGAGATAGGCATTACCGGCATGACCGTTCTCGAAGTCAAAGGCTTTGGTCGACAAAAAGGCCATACTGAACTTTATCGTGGTGCTGAGTACATGGTGGACTTTTTACCTAAAGTAAAAATTGAACTCGTGATACAAGATGAGCTGCTAGATCAAGCGATCGAGGTGATTGTTGATACTGCGCGTACGGGTAAAATTGGCGATGGAAAGATTTTTGTCACTGAAATTGAGCGGGTTATACGGATCCGTACGGGTGAAGAAAACGAAGAAGCTGTGTAAATAAACTCAAGCTATCTCATTTTTACAAAAGCGGCGCTGAATAAATTCAGCGCCGCTTTTGTATTTTAATCATATAACAATAAAGCGTTAAGATACTTTGGCAGACGAATCTCTTATTATCGGCTCAGGAATAAATATCTTAGCTTGTGCTGATTTAGGTTCGCGTCTCTTAGCAATCAATAACTCAGTGGCCATCTGAGCAATTTTTTGATTTGGCTGGTGAACCGTCGTTAGTTTTGGCCATGTCTGCCTTGAAAATGGACTATCCTCAAATCCGACGATTGA
Proteins encoded:
- a CDS encoding GspH/FimT family pseudopilin; amino-acid sequence: METNKGFTLVELMTTLVISTTLISIAVPNFNSLYDHYRADSAIRIIQQTLQFARNSAISYGTRVTACPVFGNQCTSNWKLGITVFIDSGESNVIDANDEVLIKTSPFHQKDFISYNRRAVRFQADGLASGTNGTIKYCPSSVKNQYSRAVIVNQSGRVRFSKGKVIECI
- a CDS encoding P-II family nitrogen regulator, whose protein sequence is MKKVEAIIKPFKLDDVRESLAEIGITGMTVLEVKGFGRQKGHTELYRGAEYMVDFLPKVKIELVIQDELLDQAIEVIVDTARTGKIGDGKIFVTEIERVIRIRTGEENEEAV